In Theileria equi strain WA chromosome 3, complete sequence, the genomic window CTATTTATATGGAAACCAGAAAAATGGCTTTGTATTAGAGCTAAACGCCTCGGATGAAAGGGGTATTGATACGGTTAGAGAACAAATTAAGGCATTCTCCGAGACGACAAACACCTTCTCAAACACATCTGCGCAAGATAGTAATATAAAGACAACGCTAAAGTTAATTATATTAGATGAAGCCGATCAGATGACCAACGCAGCGCAGAATGCGCTAAGAAGAATCATGGAGATTTATTCTAGCAACGTACGATTCTGTCTGATCTGCAACTTTATGAATAAAATCATCCCCCCTATTCAATCTAGGTGTACCGGTTTTCGCTTTCAGCCGCTAAAGCCTGATTTTGTCAGAAAAAGGATTAGAGATATAGcagaaatggaaaatttaaaactgtCAGATTGTGGGTTAGATACACTGATCCAAATAGGACAGGGAGATATGAGACGTGTATTGAACTGTTTGCAGGTAACAGCAATGTCATACTCTAAAGGAAATGTGATTGATGCCAATTTGATCCTGACAACTTCAGGAATGCCCCAAAATAGCGAAATTGAACACCTGCTGCAAACACTAATGCAATGCTCTTTTAAGGAAAGTGTTGACGAGCTAAATGAGCTACATCACCTTAAAGGATACTCAGTTGAGGATATTGTAAAGGGTTTATATAAAGCAATACTTAAAATTGATTGGCCAAATGTGCCCATAATACAATTGATCATGAGACTCGCTGATATCGAGGAAAGGTTATCAGCCGGAGCTACAGCTTCCATACAAATTGCTTCCATTGTAAGTGCGTTTGCAGAGGTGCGATATGAAATTGAGCGATTAAAGTTTGATTTAAAGTTGAATTAATTACTGATTTTACGTTTCTTCGTCtatttccatttcttctgGATTTTCAGCAATATCTTCTATATCATCCATCTGTTCTAAATCATTCGTAGGAGCGTCGTCAATTTCCACGTCGTCTCCATCCTCTTCATATTGCGTATCTTGTTCGTTTACAATCCTTCGTTCGATTTCCCAGAACATGCATGTTCTCAGCGCTTCCATAACATCTCGTTCGACAACAGTACTCCTATAATGATATATTTGCAGCTTATGGCTTCTAACCTTTTGTTAGCCTTGGCAATACTGTGGGCAATGGTTGTTACGTATAGAACAAAAAGAGATGATGCGCGATTTAGAGATGCGATAGCTTCCTTTTTAAATTTCCTGTTTTTTGGAAGGTATTTCTTGGCGTTTTTGTTTGTAGACACATCgtttgaagaatctggatGGTCAACTGATGTGATTCCTCTCTGAAGTATATCATGCACCTACACGTTTTCATGAAAAAGAGCCAAACATTTCCTACCAATGCCACAGGTAACAGTTCGAGCGATTTTGGCGTTGCTTCTTCCATGATCAGTCACATGTGTACTATTCTGGAGTCATATATTTCTTATATGCTAAGTATGTTCCACAGTTCTACTATATTCGGACTAATAATTGATTTATGTGTATTTTTCACAACAGCGTatattgaaaaataaaaggctGAGAAAACTATGGCATAAAGTTGTTGCAATAAGATTAACCCtataaaaatttttaaagcaCTAAGAGTGAAATTGTTGTGTATgaatattaaaaattaGTAAAACTTCCTGTATTTATTCGCTATATATACATTTCAACTTCTCTTTTGCTGGATCCTTCGAGCATCTGTGGTCTAGTGGTAGAATACCTCGTTGCCATCGAGGTGACCCGGGTTCGATTCCCGGCAGATGCACCACTTTTTTGTGTATATGCCCTTGAACTTCGGTGATGGTAGAAGGGTTGCCTTCTCGTTATTGTGTCCTCATGTTGACACATTTAATTCAATTAGAGACATTGTCTAACTGGTCATGTCAACTTCTGTTTTAAAAGGTTTTGGTTAttttatgaaaatgtttAGCTTACCACCTCTCAATTCACGGTTTGTTCATAATTCGAACTAATTCGGTGGTTGTTTGCACGGGTGTCTCGCAACACGTTGGCTTTTCTCATTTATCTGCCTCTGTGTAAGGATTTCGTGTTACTTTTACTTGTAGCGTCTATCTCCTGACTTTGAAGTCATAGGACAAGTTAGCAGTCGTCAATGCTGACTTTTTGAGATGGTGACCAATATGAGCTGAATATGGACAAGAATAGCATTAGCACAGCCTTTTGCTTTATACCGGAGTCTGATGCTTCGTTTGAGGTGAGATGTGCAGCTATTAATAACGAGAAGCGGCTATTAGCAACTGGAACAGAGCAAGGTGTGATAATTCTATGGGAAATTAGTTCTTCCGATAGAAAGTATAGTAATTGCACGCGGTCATTAAGCAGGTTCAAGGAGATTTATGAGAAAGCAAACAATTTGAAGCTGACGCAAAAGTTCTTGCTCATCTTTAATAACAACTCAGTTGCGTTTCCGGTCATTCAAGTTGAGTTTGCGGCTGGCTCTAGCCTATCATTTGCGCCCAAAGATGGCTCACATTCTCCAAATTGCTTCAATGGAACGCAGCCGGCGGAAGAAATCCTCTTGTCCTTACATGAAGACAGTACAGTCTGTGTATGGTCATTGACAAATTATCGGTGTTTACACAAGGTGAGGGGACCTCCATTCACGAtcaacaaaattttggttTTACCAGATCGTAGATTTATCGCATTGGTCGGTGACTATAAGATAAATATAATTGACGCATGGAATATAAAGCTAATAGAAACAttagatatttcaaaagAGCATAAATCGGCTCAATTGAAGGTTACAGCAGATAATCGTAGTAGCGTGCTTACCACGGAATCAGATGATCCATCGCTTGAAGGATTTTCTAGCACAGGACCGAATAAAGTTCCAAAGATAGTATCAGTAAAGTGTGGTTGCGCACCTTCAATCCTTAGTTTTCGGCATGGCATTCCATTTcaaaatgaagatgaggCCTCCTTAAAGGATATTGGAAAGACAAATTCTTGCCCATTATTAATAGCCATTTTATTGGATAACCATGATATGCTAGTTTTGGACTTGACCGTGCGTATATCGCATTACAAGATTTTGGATGGTTCATCAAATGGTTCCATTAGGATTATTTCGGAATGGGATATGTGTTATGGTCACAAGGCAAAAATAACACCGGAAAGAAAAGGCACTTTAAAGAGAAGTGGCACTTCTAGAGGTCGTTTTGGTATTAATGCAGCACGTGAGCATATTTTTGAGCttgaaaaggaggaagGTCATTTATGCATGATTGATCGTTTCATCTTTCTTTTGATTGGTTATCGCATTTTGGTTTGGTATTACGAGTTTGATGGCGAATTAATAAGGACTGCCGAGATTTTGAGTTTTTCCGACTCAGAATTTAGCCCTAGAACAGAAAGTTGGTTTGGACTCAAATGTTTAAGGGTATACAACGATGCTAACTTGTTACTCGCATGGttgaaaaatggaaaagcGCGTATGTTTATGATTCCTAAACGTAATGCAAAGCGTCATTTTTATCCTGTAAAAACCATTAGGTTTCCTCCGTTTTCTCAATCAATAAAATGCAATCATGACATATGTTTTTTAATTGATGAAAATCTTTGCAACTATGATTTGATGGATCTAGGTGATTTCCCACTTACTGTTTTTGCACTTTACACAAATAACGGACAAATAACCTACGGTAAGAATGACTTTAAGCTTTGGAGTAGGATGAAAAACACCCTAAGAATCGGCTCAACTTTAGCGCATAAGGATAGGGTTTGTTCAGTTTCCATTGTTGAGAGAAATGGAGTCATTAATAAGATTGAGCTTCTTTCGAATGGGATGCTTCGTTGCATAAATTTGACCGATTATAGAATTGAATATATGACATCGCCTAATGCAGTCGTCTCATTTTTAAGTTCAATTAATCAAGATAGAGTATTTAATCAATTTTTTGCCAGTTACAGAATCAGCACTCCAGTAAAAAAATTTGAGAATGATTTTGAGGCTGATACTAGTCGTTGGATTTTGCATTCTGTAGGAAATAATTTTTTGGTTATTGCTATGGATAATGGAGGAATTACAATTTATGCTTTGAGTACGTTGGAAATATACTTGTTTTTGAATAAATGTCATACATTTCCTATAAGGTCTGTTCACAATGTCTATTCTATAGTATCTATTGGAGAAAAATCTAAGGAATCTGATTTGGTTGAATTACCGGATTCCTTTGCTTCTTTGGATTCTTCTGGATCATTGGTTTTGTTTAATATATCTCAATTTGTTGGCCATTGTTTCAATTACCAAAATATTCCGTTTCAAATCCCAGATGATTCAATATATTCTGAAGCTAATTCTAAGGATAACCATTGCACGGAATATCTGCACCAACAAAATCTTATTTTCCATTCTGAAAGTTCTAGAGGGTTACATCGTATGGATAGCACTCGCTTTTTGTTCAATGTTGATATAGATAAAATTTTCGTTAACAATGAGAGAGATTTGCTTTTTGTTCTGACAAAGGCCCATGTACTTTTATGGAGGATAACAACTGGGAGTTTTTTGAGACGTTTTCCACAGCTTTTTCTTTACAGGAGAGCTATCTTCTTGTCTACGTCAAAGACCATGTCCCCTTTTGGACAGTTAAAATCTAGCATGAGCTTTGCTGATACGATAACTTCACTCCTGTCAAACAAGTGGCAAACGGAAACTTCAGATGATACAAAGGGTGGAAATGTTGATATTATGAAATCACTTCCTCCAAATTATCTTCTTTCCCTGTCTCTATTTTCTGATAAGCGCAAAAGAAAAAGTTTAATATCACCACTTTGTATTTCTTTTTTAAACTTGCATTTTAAAGGTTCGAAAAagtttacatttttatctaAAGCAAAGTGTTCACGTGCTAACCATAGGAGATTTCTCATAGATAGTGGAAGAGCATTTTCTAAAGTTAGCAAACGATATGTTAAGGCAAGAGAAGTTGATTTTTCAGATTTACgtgatgaaaaaattacTAAAGCAACACCTTTCGTTATATTTCCATTAACCAATGTATTATATGAAAATCACATTAATGCCGATATTCTAGCATTGTTAGAGTCATCCACTCTTGGTTATTTAGGTATTCCTAACGGTTCAATTTCTATTCCCCTCAAGtttgaatattttggaacTTGTATATTACGTCACATAAACCATCGCAAATGTATATTATCGGATGAACCTCCAAAACCACGGGTTGTTCGCTGCaattcatttccatctgtTATAAAGGATTCTGCGAACGATATTTTTGATAGTCCACACACGAATACAAACTCATATTTGTCAACATGTCTGTTATTACAagatttatatttttctCACACATATTCTTCCAAAGACGTATACGAAACTGTATATACATGGGAACAATCGGTAGATATATGGCTACTTGCCAATTTAATGTTGGTTTGTACCTGCCAAACTCTATTCACTCGATTGTCCAACTTGTTGGCTAAAAGGCTAAATTCTTGTTCAAATCATGAACTAGATCTTCATGTTTCAAGGGCTTTGTTCTACATTCACAATGCACATTCTTTTAAGATGAATGTGAAGAGCAGGacaaacatttacatttgcCACTGTAATGCTACGACTTTCACATTTGGAACTCGATGTGGTGCCTGCCTGAAACCAGAGAATGGGTTAGAAACTCTTGACGACTTTGCAACACCCCCAAAACAATGGGAAGAGGATGCATCCTTGATAATTCTAACGTTTATAGCACTTGACAATCATTTGTATTCTCTGCGCAATCATGTTAGAATAGGGATAAAGAACTATCTGTTTGCGACATATGTTGCTCAGCAGCTTATTGGATTGATAATGCCTACTCAGTCTGATCCCAGCATTCAAATTTTGGACAAAAACGCTACCCTATTTGATAGCAACACCTTCTTCCTTGATGCTTTTACACAAGGGTTTGGAATCATATGGAGTTTGTCTAGTCTTTCAAAACAGTCTATTCTCCCAGAGCACATTCGCTATTCAAAAGTTGCCACCGCATTTCGCGATGATTTTGAATCTGTAGAGGTATTTGttttatctcctttatatttgttTTCAGGGCATGCCGATGGATAATGCGTACTTCATATTGATGATAATCCATAATTATCACTTGACAGCCTCTGATCACTGGAACAAATTACTTATATTATGCTGTTGTGAGGATACAATGCTAGTTATTGATATCTTTGGATGGATTGttaaaaagaagaagttaGGGGGGGCATACATTACCACATCGATTAAGTTGATCATAAACTTCATAAGCAACTTTCGGCAGATTGGAATTTACCACCTCCCTGATCTTGTTGGTAT contains:
- a CDS encoding hypothetical protein (encoded by transcript BEWA_006010A); protein product: MDKNSISTAFCFIPESDASFEVRCAAINNEKRLLATGTEQGVIILWEISSSDRKYSNCTRSLSRFKEIYEKANNLKLTQKFLLIFNNNSVAFPVIQVEFAAGSSLSFAPKDGSHSPNCFNGTQPAEEILLSLHEDSTVCVWSLTNYRCLHKVRGPPFTINKILVLPDRRFIALVGDYKINIIDAWNIKLIETLDISKEHKSAQLKVTADNRSSVLTTESDDPSLEGFSSTGPNKVPKIVSVKCGCAPSILSFRHGIPFQNEDEASLKDIGKTNSCPLLIAILLDNHDMLVLDLTVRISHYKILDGSSNGSIRIISEWDMCYGHKAKITPERKGTLKRSGTSRGRFGINAAREHIFELEKEEGHLCMIDRFIFLLIGYRILVWYYEFDGELIRTAEILSFSDSEFSPRTESWFGLKCLRVYNDANLLLAWLKNGKARMFMIPKRNAKRHFYPVKTIRFPPFSQSIKCNHDICFLIDENLCNYDLMDLGDFPLTVFALYTNNGQITYGKNDFKLWSRMKNTLRIGSTLAHKDRVCSVSIVERNGVINKIELLSNGMLRCINLTDYRIEYMTSPNAVVSFLSSINQDRVFNQFFASYRISTPVKKFENDFEADTSRWILHSVGNNFLVIAMDNGGITIYALSTLEIYLFLNKCHTFPIRSVHNVYSIVSIGEKSKESDLVELPDSFASLDSSGSLVLFNISQFVGHCFNYQNIPFQIPDDSIYSEANSKDNHCTEYLHQQNLIFHSESSRGLHRMDSTRFLFNVDIDKIFVNNERDLLFVLTKAHVLLWRITTGSFLRRFPQLFLYRRAIFLSTSKTMSPFGQLKSSMSFADTITSLLSNKWQTETSDDTKGGNVDIMKSLPPNYLLSLSLFSDKRKRKSLISPLCISFLNLHFKGSKKFTFLSKAKCSRANHRRFLIDSGRAFSKVSKRYVKAREVDFSDLRDEKITKATPFVIFPLTNVLYENHINADILALLESSTLGYLGIPNGSISIPLKFEYFGTCILRHINHRKCILSDEPPKPRVVRCNSFPSVIKDSANDIFDSPHTNTNSYLSTCLLLQDLYFSHTYSSKDVYETVYTWEQSVDIWLLANLMLVCTCQTLFTRLSNLLAKRLNSCSNHELDLHVSRALFYIHNAHSFKMNVKSRTNIYICHCNATTFTFGTRCGACLKPENGLETLDDFATPPKQWEEDASLIILTFIALDNHLYSLRNHVRIGIKNYLFATYVAQQLIGLIMPTQSDPSIQILDKNATLFDSNTFFLDAFTQGFGIIWSLSSLSKQSILPEHIRYSKVATAFRDDFESVEGMPMDNAYFILMIIHNYHLTASDHWNKLLILCCCEDTMLVIDIFGWIVKKKKLGGAYITTSIKLIINFISNFRQIGIYHLPDLVGIIIKCLDPSDYNMRILMLRHATSALFYLVKNIPMVDFHQDTQRFAVGSQTGHIIIYDVRTATKWRMFMGRQSEIGCVAFSSAGNFIAAYYVRVPCFIVWKCSSSGLLGSLLTNTSKEYKVVKLKEISNASISFNEVIYILS
- a CDS encoding replication factor C subunit 3, putative (encoded by transcript BEWA_005980A) yields the protein MSSSLAAPWVEKYRPETFEDIISHEDIMSTLMIFAEKGQLPHLLFHGPPGTGKTSTIMAISRYLYGNQKNGFVLELNASDERGIDTVREQIKAFSETTNTFSNTSAQDSNIKTTLKLIILDEADQMTNAAQNALRRIMEIYSSNVRFCLICNFMNKIIPPIQSRCTGFRFQPLKPDFVRKRIRDIAEMENLKLSDCGLDTLIQIGQGDMRRVLNCLQVTAMSYSKGNVIDANLILTTSGMPQNSEIEHLLQTLMQCSFKESVDELNELHHLKGYSVEDIVKGLYKAILKIDWPNVPIIQLIMRLADIEERLSAGATASIQIASIVSAFAEVRYEIERLKFDLKLN
- a CDS encoding hypothetical protein (encoded by transcript BEWA_005990A); the protein is MEEATPKSLELLPVALVGNVHDILQRGITSVDHPDSSNDVSTNKNAKKYLPKNRKFKKEAIASLNRASSLFVLYVTTIAHSIAKANKRSTVVERDVMEALRTCMFWEIERRIVNEQDTQYEEDGDDVEIDDAPTNDLEQMDDIEDIAENPEEMEIDEET